The proteins below are encoded in one region of Rhinolophus sinicus isolate RSC01 linkage group LG07, ASM3656204v1, whole genome shotgun sequence:
- the COMP gene encoding cartilage oligomeric matrix protein — protein sequence MVLAAACVLLLSLAALGASGQGQIRMGAGPDLDAQMLHELQETNAALRDVRELLRQQVKEITFLKNTVMECDACGMQPAHTPGVSVRPLPQCAPGYCFPGVACTMTPMGARCGSCPAGFTGNGTHCADINECNSHPCFPRVRCINTSPGFRCEACPPGYSGPPHEGVGLAFAKANKQVCTDINECETGKHNCVPNSVCVNTRGSFQCGPCQPGFVGDQASGCRPRAQRSCPDGTPSSCHEKADCVLERDGSRSCVCAIGWAGNGLLCGRDTDLDSFPDEKLRCAERHCRKDNCVTVPNSGQEDVDRDGIGDACDPDADGDGILNEEDNCPLVRNPDQRNSDNDKWGDACDNCRNQKNDDQKDTDGDGRGDACDDDIDGDRIRNAVDNCPRVPNSDQKDSDGDRVGDVCDNCPQKSNPDQGDVDHDFVGDACDNDQDQDGDGHQDSRDNCPTVPNSAQQDSDRDGQGDDCDEDDDNDGVPDSRDNCRVVPNPGQEDSDRDGVGDACQGDFDADKVVDKIDVCPENAEVTLTDFRAFQTVVLDPEGDAQIDPNWVVLNQGMEIVQTMNSDPGLAVGYTAFNGVDFEGTFHVNTATDDDYAGFIFGYQDSSSFYVVMWKQMEQTYWQANPFRAVAEPGIQLKAVKSSTGPGEHLRNALWHTGDTASQVKLLWKDPRNVGWKDKTSYRWFLQHRPQVGYIRVRFYEGPELVADSNVVLDTTMRGGRLGVFCFSQENIIWANLRYRCNDTIPEDYETQHLRQA from the exons ATGGTTCTCGCCGCCGCCTGCGTTCTCCTGCTCTCCCTGGCCGCCCTTGGCGCGTCCGGTCAGGGCCAGATCCGGATGG GTGCAGGTCCAGACCTGGACGCGCAGATGCTGCACGAACTACAGGAGACAAACGCGGCGCTGCGGGACGTGCGGGAGCTGCTGCGGCAGCAG GTCAAGGAGATCACGTTCCTGAAAAACACGGTGATGGAGTGTGATGCGTGCG GGATGCAGCCTGCGCATACCCCCGGCGTGAGCGTGCGGCCCCTGCCCCAGTGTGCGCCGGGCTACTGCTTTCCCGGCGTGGCCTGCACCATGACGCCGATGGGCGCTCGCTGCGGCTCCTGCCCCGCCGGTTTCACAGGCAACGGGACGCACTGCGCGGACATCAACGAG TGTAATTCCCATCCCTGCTTTCCCCGTGTCCGCTGCATCAACACCAGCCCCGGCTTCCGCTGCGAGGCTTGCCCACCCGGGTACAGCGGCCCCCCACACGAGGGCGTGGGGCTGGCCTTTGCCAAGGCCAACAAGCAG GTTTGCACCGACATTAACGAGTGTGAGACCGGAAAACATAACTGCGTTCCCAACTCTGTGTGCGTCAACACCAGG GGCTCCTTCCAGTGCGGCCCGTGCCAGCCCGGCTTCGTGGGAGACCAGGCGTCCGGCTGCCGTCCACGCGCACAGCGCTCCTGCCCGGATGGCACACCAAGCTCGTGCCACGAGAAAGCCGACTGCGTCCTGGAACGCGATGGCTCGCGGTCTTGTGTA TGTGCCATCGGCTGGGCGGGCAACGGGCTCCTCTGCGGTCGCGACACCGACCTGGACAGCTTTCCCGACGAGAAGCTGCGCTGCGCAGAGCGCCACTGCCGTAAG GACAACTGTGTGACCGTGCCTAACTCAGGGCAGGAGGACGTGGATCGCGATGGTATTGGAGACGCCTGCGACCCTGATGCTGACGGAGACGGGATCCTAAACGAGGAG GACAACTGCCCGCTGGTGCGGAACCCAGACCAGCGCAATTCGGACAACGACAAGTGGGGCGATGCGTGCGACAACTGCCGGAACCAGAAGAACGACGACCAGAAGGACACAGACGGGGACGGTCGAGGCGACGCCTGCGACGACGACATCGACGGTGACC GGATCCGAAATGCTGTGGACAACTGCCCCAGAGTGCCGAACTCAGACCAGAAGGACAGTGATGGAGATCGTGTAGGGGATGTCTGTGACAACTGTCCCCAGAAGAGCAACCCAGACCAG GGGGATGTGGACCACGACTTTGTGGGAGACGCTTGTGACAACGACCAAGACCA GGACGGGGATGGACACCAGGACTCTCGGGACAACTGCCCCACAGTACCTAACAGCGCCCAGCAGGATTCAGACCGCGATGGACAGGGTGACGACTGCGACGAGGATGATGACAACGATGGAGTCCCAGACAGTCGGGACAACTGCCGCGTGGTGCCCAACCCCGGCCAGGAAGACTCCGACC GGGACGGTGTGGGCGACGCGTGCCAGGGAGACTTTGACGCGGACAAGGTGGTGGACAAGATTGATGTGTGTCCAGAGAACGCCGAGGTCACCCTCACCGACTTCCGTGCCTTCCAGACGGTCGTGCTGGACCCCGAAGGCGACGCGCAGATAGACCCCAACTGGGTGGTGCTCAACCAG GGGATGGAGATCGTGCAGACGATGAACAGCGATCCTGGCCTGGCAGTGG GTTACACGGCCTTCAACGGCGTGGACTTCGAAGGAACGTTCCATGTGAACACTGCCACCGATGACGACTATGCCGGTTTCATCTTTGGCTACCAGGACAGCTCAAGCTTCTATGTGGTCATGTGGAAGCAGATGGAGCAGACGTACTGGCAGGCCAACCCTTTCCGTGCTGTGGCTGAACCTGGCATCCAGCTCAAg GCTGTGAAGTCTTCTACGGGCCCTGGGGAGCACCTACGGAATGCTCTGTGGCACACGGGGGACACAGCGTCACAGGTGAAGCTGTTGTGGAAGGACCCCCGCAACGTGGGCTGGAAGGACAAGACATCCTACCGCTGGTTCCTGCAGCACCGGCCCCAAGTGGGCTAcatcag AGTGCGGTTCTACGAGGGCCCTGAGCTGGTGGCTGACAGCAACGTGGTCTTGGACACGACCATGCGAGGTGGACGCCTGGGGGTTTTCTGCTTCTCCCAGGAGAACATCATCTGGGCCAACCTGCGTTACCGCTGCAATG ACACCATCCCAGAGGACTATGAGACCCAGCATCTGCGGCAGGCCTAA